A region from the Aegilops tauschii subsp. strangulata cultivar AL8/78 chromosome 5, Aet v6.0, whole genome shotgun sequence genome encodes:
- the LOC109765416 gene encoding uncharacterized protein, whose protein sequence is MADDFQQGSATDKESIEQMVLRDISDILYSMGKDISCFDLPEMLDGTELAGSNCREVIEEMSINIDPEHLDLYATLNCEQRLAFDEIMHHVLQKKSKVFFIDGPGGTGKTHLYKALLAKVCSMGLIAIATATSGIAASIMPGGRTAHSRFKIPVNIHDDSLCSFSKQSGTAELLRRASLIIWDEVAMTKRQAVEALDRSLQDITGVLSPFGGKVIVLGGDFTQVLPVVRRGIRAQITDATLKKSYLWRCIKQIKLWRNMRAQSDPWFSDFLLRIGDGTEESIGQDYVRLPDEIVVPYIDPKHSVSKLINDIFPSLGQNGISPSYISTRAILSTKNEYVDELNEKLIDRFPGEEQIYYSFDSAVDDPHNYYPPEFINSLTPNGLPPHVLRLKINCPVILLRNLDPFNGLCNGTRLIIRAFQENAIDAEIIGGQHAGKRVFLPRIPLYPSEDDVLPFKFKRKQFPIRLSFAMTINKAQGQTIPNVGIYLPEPVFSHGQLYVALSRGMSRQTTRILAKPNKEIDPSGKSTKNIVYKDVLM, encoded by the coding sequence ATGGCTGATGATTTTCAGCAGGGCAGCGCAACTGATAAAGAATCTATAGAGCAGATGGTACTTAGAGATATTAGTGATATCCTATATTCAATGGGGAAGGACATCAGTTGCTTTGATCTTCCAGAAATGCTAGATGGCACTGAGTTGGCTGGCTCTAATTGTAGAGAAGTAATAGAAGAGATGTCTATTAATATTGATCCAGAGCATCTGGACCTTTATGCAACACTAAATTGTGAGCAAAGACTTGCCTTTGATGAGATAATGCATCACGTCCTACAGAAGAAGAGTAAGGTATTCTTTATTGATGGTCCAGGAGGTACAGGAAAGACGCATCTCTATAAAGCTTTGCTCGCTAAAGTGTGTTCCATGGGGCTAATAGCAATTGCAACTGCAACATCTGGAATTGCAGCGTCCATCATGCCGGGCGGTAGGACAGCACATTCGAGATTTAAAATACCAGTAAATATTCATGATGACAGTTTGTGCAGCTTCAGTAAACAGAGTGGGACTGCAGAGTTGCTTCGGAGAGCATCCTTGATAATTTGGGACGAAGTAGCCATGACAAAACGTCAAGCTGTGGAGGCACTTGATAGATCCTTGCAAGATATTACTGGTGTTCTATCTCCATTTGGAGGAAAGGTCATAGTGTTAGGAGGAGATTTCACACAAGTTCTCCCTGTAGTGAGGCGAGGCATAAGAGCACAAATTACAGATGCTACACTAAAGAAATCGTATCTTTGGCGGTGTATAAAACAAATAAAACTATGGCGTAATATGAGAGCACAATCTGATCCATGGTTCTCAGATTTTCTGTTAAGAATTGGTGATGGTACAGAAGAATCAATCGGCCAAGATTATGTGCGCCTACCAGATGAAATTGTTGTACCATACATAGATCCAAAACACTCTGTCAGTAAGTTAATTAATGATATCTTTCCTTCACTAGGCCAGAATGGAATATCACCATCTTATATTAGTACTCGCGCCATTCTCTCCACCAAGAATGAATATGTTGATGAACTAAACGAGAAGCTTATTGATCGGTTTCCTGGGGAAGAACAAATCTACTATAGTTTTGATTCAGCAGTGGATGATCCACATAACTACTACCCACCTGAATTTATAAACTCACTCACACCTAATGGCCTGCCTCCACATGTCCTTCGACTGAAGATTAATTGTCCTGTGATTTTACTTCGGAATCTAGATCCTTTTAACGGATTGTGCAATGGAACAAGACTTATTATCAGAGCATTTCAAGAGAACGCTATTGATGCAGAAATAATTGGCGGGCAACATGCTGGGAAAAGAGTATTCCTTCCACGAATTCCTCTATATCCTTCAGAAGATGATGTACTCCCCTTCAAGTTTAAAAGAAAGCAATTTCCAATTCGACTCAGCTTTGCAATGACAATCAACAAAGCTCAAGGTCAAACTATTCCAAATGTTGGCATCTATCTTCCAGAGCCGGTGTTCTCTCATGGTCAACTCTATGTTGCTTTATCAAGAGGGATGTCAAGACAAACAACAAGAATACTTGCAAAGCCAAATAAGGAAATTGATCCATCGGGAAAAAGCACCAAAAATATTGTCTACAAAGATGTCTTGATGTAA